The Verrucomicrobiia bacterium sequence GGAGCATCCCCTGCTCCTCCCCTACCGCACCATGAAGGCCCAGCGCGATCACCACCAGCAGCGCATCTTCGTCGCCGAAGGCGAGAAAATCGTGCAACGCCTCCTCGACACCCCCTTCACCCTCATCTCCGCCGTCATGCCCCCCAAATGGCTCGAAATTCTCCGCCCCCGCCTCGAAGCCCGCCCCGAACTGGTGGAAGTGTTTGTCGCCGAAAAAGAGGACCTCGAACGCCTCACCGGCTTCTCCATGTATCAGGGCGTCTTTGCCGTCGCCCACATCCCCAACCCCACCCCGCTCCCCGAGGCCCTCGACCGCTCCCCGCGCCCCTGGTTTCTCGTCGCCGTGGACGGCATCAACAACTCCGAAAACCTCGGCGCCCTCGTCCGCAGTTGTGCCGCCTTCGGCGTCCATGCCCTCCTCCAGGGCGAAACCTCCAGCAGCCCCTACATGCGCCGCGCCGTCCGCAGCTCCATGGGCAACATCTTCTGGCTCCCTGTCGTCGAG is a genomic window containing:
- a CDS encoding RNA methyltransferase, with amino-acid sequence MLHAQPLTTLEHPLLLPYRTMKAQRDHHQQRIFVAEGEKIVQRLLDTPFTLISAVMPPKWLEILRPRLEARPELVEVFVAEKEDLERLTGFSMYQGVFAVAHIPNPTPLPEALDRSPRPWFLVAVDGINNSENLGALVRSCAAFGVHALLQGETSSSPYMRRAVRSSMGNIFWLPVVECFCLAHSLRYLKSRGVRLVAAHPHTDQRTLPQAQLAGDCCLVFGSEGSGLSPAVLDVCDEWVAIPMAPQVDSLNVGAAAAVFCYETARQRGAMGRNPQPLP